The following nucleotide sequence is from Streptomyces xiamenensis.
GGCGGTGTAGACCGTGGGGCCCACGCGCTCCAGCAGCTGGGCGGTGAGGTCCTTGGTACTCGTCTTGCCGGAGGAGCCGGTGAGGGCGATGACCGGGGTACCGAGCCGGCGCACCGTGTGCTGGGCGAGGGCACCCAGCGCTTCGGTGACGTCGTCGACCACGACCGTGGGCACCCCGGCGCCGAGGCGGCGGGTGGCCAGGACGACGGCCGCGCCGGCGGCGACCGCCCGGTCGGCGAAGTCGTGGCCGTCGACGCGGTCGCCCGGCAGGGCGGCGAACAGGGCGCCGGGGACGGCCTCCCTGGAGTCGATGACCACGGGCCCGGTGACGGGAGGTGGCGGCTCCGGTATGTCGTGCGGGGTGCCCCGTACGACCGTGACGAGCTCAGCAACGGGAAGAGGGATCACTTCAGTGGGCCTCGCGTGGCGTTGTGGCGTGAGGGCGGATGGGCAACCGCGGCCCGCTCGATGGCGGCACGCAGTTCGGTTCGGTCGTCGAAGGGCCGGATGACTCCGGCGATGTCCTGGCCCAGCTCGTGGCCCTTGCCGGCCACCAGGACGGTGTCGCCGGCCTCGGCGCGAGCGACGGCCAGGGCGATGGCGGCGGCGCGGTCCTCCTCCAGGAGAACGGTGCCGCGCTCGTGAACGGGCACCTCGGCGGCGCCGGCGAGCATCGCGGCGAGGATGGCCAGCGGGTCCTCGGAGCGCGGGTTGTCGGAGGTGAGCACGGCGGTGTCGGCGAGCCGGGCGAGCGCGGCGCCCATGGCGGGCCGCTTGTGCGGGTCGCGGTCGCCGCCGCAGCCCAGCACGGCGTGCACCTTGCCCTCGGTGACCTTGCGCAGGGCGTACAGCACCGATTCGACGGCGTCCGGCTTGTGCGCGTAGTCCACGACGGCGAGGTAGGGCTGCCCTGCGTCCACCCGCTCCAGGCGCCCCGGGACGCCGGGGACGGTGGCGATACCGCCGGCCGCGGTGACCGGGTCGATACCGGCCACGGCCAGGGCGGCGATGGCACCGAGGGTGTTGGCGACGTTGAACGGGCCGGGCAGCGGCGCGGTGGCGGACACCCGTACCCCGCCGGGCCCGATGGCGGTGAAGGTGGAGCCGAGCGGGCCCAGGGTGACGTCCCCGGCGCGCCAGTCGGCGTCCGGGTGGCCCTCGGCGGAGAAGGTGGTGATCGGGATCTCGGCCTCACCGGCGAGGCGGCGGCCGTACTCGTCGTCGATGTTGACGACCCCGGCCTGGGCCCTGGCCTTGGTGAACAGCTGCGCCTTGGCGGCGTAGTAGTCGGCCATGTCGGGGTGGAAGTCGAGGTGCTCGGGGCTGAGGTTGTTGAAGACCGCCACGTCGAAGACGACGCCGTCCACCCGGCCCATCACCAGCGCGTGGCTGGAGACCTCCATGGCGAGCGAGGTCACCCCGCGTTCGCGCATCACGGCGAACAGTCCCTGCAGCTCGGTGGCCTCCGGGGTGGTGCGCTCGGACTTCACCCGCTGGTCCCCGATGCGGGTCTCGACCGTGCCGATCAGCCCGGTCGGCTCGCCCTCCTTGGCCGCGGCCCGTAGCCCGCCTTCCACCAGGTAGGCGGTGGTGGTCTTGCCGGAGGTGCCGGTGATGCCGATCTTCAGCAGCCCGGCGCCTGGCTCGCCGTAAATGGTGGCGGCCAGCTGACCCATCCGGGTGCGGGGGTCGAGGACCGTGAGGACGGGCAGCCCGGCGGCGGCGGCGCGTTCGACGCCGGTGGGATCGGTGAGTACGGCCACCGCGCCGCGGCTCGCGGCCTGGGCGCAGAAGTCGGCGCCGTGGAAGCGGGCGCCGGGCAGCGCGGCGTAGATGTCACCCGGGAGGGCGGCGCGCGAGTCGTGGGTGATGCCGGTGACGGCGGTACCGGCGTGCGCGGCGGCGGGTTCGGCGACCCCCAGCAGCCCGGCCAGCTGCGCCAGCGGTACGGGGGAGACCCGTGCCGGGCGGGGCGGCGCCGACGGGGTGAGATCAGCGTGGGGCACGGCGGTGAGCGTACCCGGCGTGGTGGGGGTGCCGCGAAGTGAGGTGCGGCCGGATGCCGCGCCCAGCGGGGCGTTTCCTTCGCCCTCGGTGATCGTTCTCACGTGCTTGCTCTCCGCTTCGGTCAGTCGTTGGGGTCGAACGTGACGGGAAGGCCCGGAAAGTCCGTGCCGGTGGGCGGGACCTGGAGCGCCTTCAGGGAGAAGTCCATGACCTCGTTGAAGACCGGTCCGCACACCTTGCTGCCGTTGTAACTGCCTTTGGTGGGGTTCTGCACGGCGCAGTAGACCGTGATGCGGGGGTTGTCGGCGGGCGCGAAGCCCGCGAACGACGCGGTGTAGCCGGAGTAGCGGCCGGTGAGCGGATCCACCCGGTTGGAGGTACCGGTCTTGCCCGCCACCCGGTAGCCGGGGATCTGGGCGGCGCTGCCGGTGCCCTCGGGGGCGGTGACGACGGTCTCCAGTATTTCGCCGAGCGTGGCCGCCGTCTCCTCGCTGATCACCCGTTCGCGGGCGGGCTCGGGGGAGGGCTCGTAGGTGCCGTCGGGGCCGGTGTAGCCGCGGATCAGGGTGGGGGCGATGCGCTCGCCGCCGTTGGCGACGGTGGAGTACACCGAGGCGGCCTGGACAGCGTTGACGGACATGCCCTGGCCGAAGGGGATCGTGTACTGCTGGGAGGTGTTCCAGTCCCCGGGGGCGGCGAGGATGCCGGAGGTCTCGCCGGGGAAGCCGAGCCCGGTGGGCTGTCCGAAGCCGAAGCGGGTGAGGTAGGAGTGCAGGACCTCGTTCGCCTCGGGCTGGGTGTCGCCCAGTTCCTCGGCGGCGAGGATGGTGCCGATGTTGCTGGACCGGGCGAGCACGCCGGCCAGGGTGAGGTAGTACGTCTCGTGGTCGTGGTCGTCGGCGAAGTTGCGGTCGGCGCGCGGCAGCCGGTTGGGGACCGTGACGTGGGTGCCGGGAGTGGCGACGCCCTCCTCGAGGACGGCGGCCATGGTGGCGACCTTGAGGGTGGAGCCCGGCTCGTAGGCGTCCAGCAGGGCGGCGTTGCGCAGGACGTCGCTGCTGGTGACCGAGGAAAGATCGTTGGGATCGTAGCCGGGGGCCCCGGCCAGCGCGAGGATCTCGCCGGTGGTGTTGTCCTGGACGATGACGTAGCCGTCGTCGGCCTTGGACTCCTCGACCTGCCGGCTGATGGCGTTCTGCGCGGCCCACTGGATGTCGCGGTCGATGGTCAGCTCGATGTCGGTGCCCGGGACGGCGGGCTGCTCCTGGGAACCGGCGGTGGGCACCCGGCGGCCACCCGACTGGGCGTAGGTGATGGTGCCGTCCTCGCCGGCCAGCGCGGTGTTGAGCTGGGCCTCCAGGCCACCGCCGCCGACACCCTCGGCGTTGACGAAGCCGAGGGTGGCCGCGGCCAGGTCACCGCCCGGGTAGACGCGCTTGGCGTTCTTCTCGGCGAAGACGCCGGAGAGCACCTGGTCGCCGGTGCCCTTGGCCGCGGCCTCGCTGAGGTTGCCGCGCAGGTCCTTGATCTGCCGCCAGATCTGCGGGGTCTGCTTGCGGGCGAGCACGGCGTACCGGGAGTCCGGCTCGGACAGCAGGGCGGTCAGGGTGTCCTCGTCGCGGTCGAGGATGGGGGCGAGCAGGGCGGCGGCCTGGGCGGGGGCGTCGGGGACGCCCGTCTGTTCCTCGGTGAACAGGAAGGGGTCGGCGGTGATGTCGTACGCGTCGACGGTGGTGGCCAGCGCGGTGCCGTTGCGGTCGGTGATGTCGCCGCGCTGGGCGGCGAGCGGCACGGTGACGTAGCGGTTGACGGCGGCCTTGTCGGTGTAGGTGGCGGCGTCCACGGCCTGGACCTGGAGCAGCCGCACGGTGAAGGCCACCATGACGAGGGCGAGGCCGAGGCTGACGAGCCGCAGCCTGGGGCGCACGGTGGCGGGGCGGGGGTGGCCGCCGCGGGAGCCGCCGGGCTTCCGGGGGCGACGGGGGGCGGGGGGCCGGGTTCCCCCGCCGCGGTTGCCGGCCGATCCGCTCACTGGTCCGTCTCCTCCTCGGGCGCCACCGGGTCGGCGGGGTCCACCGGGTCCGTGTCCGGTGTTCCGGCCGCGGCGCCGTCCTCGCTGCCGTCCGGTCCGGCGTCCGCCGGGCCGCTCTCGTCCGTCGGGTCGGTCCCGTCCGGGGTGTCCGGGTCCTGCGGGGTCTCCGGGGTCTCCGGGGTGTCCGCCGGGTCCGTACCGTCCGTGCCGTTCGTACCGTCCGTGGTGTCGGACTCCTCGGGGTCCGGTGGCGGTTCCGGGGCCGGGGAGGGCTCGCCGGTCACGGTGCCGTCGCGGTCCAGGAAGGCGGGCGGGCCGGCCGGGACGAGGCCCAGTTCACGGGCACGTTCGGACAGCGCGCCGGGCGCCGAGAAGGCGTCCACCTCGGCCTGCAGCGCCTGCTGTTCGTCGGTGAGTTCCTGGGTGTGCCGGCGGAGCTCGCTCAGTTCGAAGGAGCCCTGGTTGAGCGAGGCGTTCAGCAGCAGCAGGGCCAGCATCCCGGCGCCCAGCAGCAGGACGATCAGCAGCACGAACGGCGTACGGGCGGCGGAGCCGCGGCCCGCCGGCACCAGACCCGTCAGCCGGGCGATGCGGGTCTGCGGGCCCGGCTCGCGCCGTTTCGGGCTCACCGCACCCGCTCCCGCACCCGCTCGGCGCCGCGCAACCGGGCGGGTGCGGCCCGCTTGTTCTCGGCGATCTCCTCGTCGGTGGGCAGTTCGGCGCCCCGGGTGAGCAGCTTCAGCCGTGGCTGGTACTCCTCGGGGACCACGGGCAGACCGGCCGGGGCCGTGCTGCGGGCGCCGTCCGCCAGCACCCGCTTGACCAGGCGGTCCTCCAGCGAGTGGTAGGAGAGCACCGCGATCCGGCCGCCGACCGCCAGGGCGTCGACGGCGGCGGGCATGGCGCGCTCCAGGACGGACAGCTCGCCGTTGACCTCGATGCGCAGCGCCTGGAAGGTGCGCTTGGCCGGGTTGCCACCGGTGCGCTTGGCGGCCTGCGGCAGGGCGTCGCGGATGAGGGTGACCAGGCGGGCGCTGGAGGTCAGCGGCTGCTTCGCCCGTTCGGCGACGACGGCCTCGACGATCTTGCGGGCGAACTTCTCCTCGCCGTAGGCGCGCAGGATGCGGACGAGTTCACCGGGCGGATAGGTGTTCAGTACCTCGGCGGCGCTGAGCCCGGTGGTCTGGTCCATCCGCATGTCCAGCGGGGCGTCCTGGGAGTAGGCGAAGCCGCGATCGGCCTCGTCCAGCTGCATGGAGGAGACGCCCAGGTCGAAGAGGATGCCGGCGACCCGCGGGGTGCCGAGCCGGGCGAGGACGGCGGGGAGTTCGTCGTACACCGCGTGCACCAGGGTGGCGCGGTCGCCGTACGGGGCGAGCCGGGCGCCGGCCAGCTCCAGGGCGCGCGTGTCGCGGTCCAGGCCGATGAGCCGGACCTGCGGGAAGGCACCGAGCAGCGCCTCGCTGTGGCCGCCCAGGCCCAGGGTGCAGTCCACGACGGTGGCGCCGGGCGCGTCGAGCGCGGGCGCGAGCAGGTCGAGGCAGCGCTGGAGCATGACCGGGCGGTGCCGGGTGTGCGGGGGCCGGTCGTTGCTGGTGGTCATGCGCCTTCCGAGGTGAGCGGTGCGGTACGAAGACGGTGGCTCTGGCGGCCCGGCCCGCCTCCCGGTGCGCGTCACCTTAGTCCACACGCCTGGTGGGTCAATCATTGAGGTTCGGGGTGTGTGTTCGTGTTTCGGCCGTGCGCTTCCCGGGGTGACTCCGGTCACCCCCGGGGGGCGGGTGTGACACGTTTCCGCTGTGACGTCCGGTCTCACGGACGGGCTCCGGTATCCGTGAGCGGGCGCCACGTAATACCGTCGGGGCATGGCAAAATCGGTCACAGATGAATTGGTCTCAGCCAATCAGCAGTACGCCACGACGTTCACCGATCCCGGGATGGACGCCCGCCCCGTGCGGAAAGTGGCGATTGTCGCCTGCATGGACGCCCGTCTCGATCTGCACGCCGCGCTCGGCCTGGATCTGGGCGACTGTCACACGATCCGCAACGCGGGCGGCGTGGTCACCGAGGACATCATCCGCTCGCTGACCATCTCTCAGCGCGGTCTCGGCACCCGTTCCGTCGTCCTCATCCACCACACCGGCTGTGGCCTGCTGCAACTCACCGAGGAGTTCCGGCACGAGCTGGAGCTGGAAGTGGGTCAGAAGCCGAGCTGGGCCGTCGAGTCGTTCACCGATCTGGACCAGGACGTACGCCAGTCGATGGCACGCGTGCGGACCTCGCCGTTCCTCTTGCACACTGATGACGTACGCGGATTTGTGTTCGACGTGACCTCGGGTCTGCTCCGCGAGATCGACCCGCAGGACACCGCCGGCCGGTGACGGCCGGGACCGGGGGCGTGAAGAATGGCTGCCGGAGGGCGACCTCCCGGCACGTTTCCGGTGTCGTCGTATCCGGCAGCGTCCGCGCCGTTCAGGGTGGGGACCGAGACAGCAGTGCGGGCCGAGGAGGGCCGGTTGACGACCTATGAGGAGCAGACGAAGCTCACCGATCTGAGCGCCACGGCGGAGCAGGTGCGCCGCGCCGTGGAGCGCGTGATCGAGGGCAAGCCGGAGGTCGTACGCATCTCCTTGACCGTGCTCCTGGCCGAGGGGCACCTGCTCCTGGAGGACGTGCCCGGGGTGGGCAAGACCATGCTCGCCAAGTCGCTGGCCCGGGCCATCGACTGCACGGTGCGGCGGGTGCAGTTCACCCCGGACCTGCTGCCCTCGGACATCACCGGGATCAGCGTCTACGACCAGCAGACCAGGGAATTCGAGTTCAAGCCGGGCGCGGTGTTCGCCCAGATCATGATCGGCGACGAGATCAACCGCGCCTCGCCCAAGACCCAGTCGGCGCTGCTGGAGGCGATGGAGGAGCGCCAGGTCACCGCGGACGGCCGCACCTATCCGCTGCCCGACCCGTTCATGGTGATCGCCACCCAGAACCCGGTGGAGATGGAGGGCACCTATCCGCTGCCCGAGGCGCAGCGCGACCGCTTCATGGCCCGGGTCTCGGTGGGCTATCCGGACCCCGAGGCCGAGCTGCGGATGCTGCAGTCGCACGGCGGCTACTCCCCGCTGGACGCGCTCCAGCCGGTGGCGAGCGCCCAGGACGTGGTGAAGCTGATCGAGGCGGTGCGCGAGATCCATGTCTCGGACGCGGTCCGCCGGTACGCGGTGGACCTGGTGATCGCCACCCGCACCCACGCCGAGCTGCGTCTTGGTGCCTCGCCGCGCGCCACCCTGCAACTGCTGCGGGCCGCCAAGGCGTCCGCCGCGCTGTGCGGGCGCGGCTACGTGCTG
It contains:
- the rsmH gene encoding 16S rRNA (cytosine(1402)-N(4))-methyltransferase RsmH translates to MTTSNDRPPHTRHRPVMLQRCLDLLAPALDAPGATVVDCTLGLGGHSEALLGAFPQVRLIGLDRDTRALELAGARLAPYGDRATLVHAVYDELPAVLARLGTPRVAGILFDLGVSSMQLDEADRGFAYSQDAPLDMRMDQTTGLSAAEVLNTYPPGELVRILRAYGEEKFARKIVEAVVAERAKQPLTSSARLVTLIRDALPQAAKRTGGNPAKRTFQALRIEVNGELSVLERAMPAAVDALAVGGRIAVLSYHSLEDRLVKRVLADGARSTAPAGLPVVPEEYQPRLKLLTRGAELPTDEEIAENKRAAPARLRGAERVRERVR
- a CDS encoding beta-class carbonic anhydrase, with product MAKSVTDELVSANQQYATTFTDPGMDARPVRKVAIVACMDARLDLHAALGLDLGDCHTIRNAGGVVTEDIIRSLTISQRGLGTRSVVLIHHTGCGLLQLTEEFRHELELEVGQKPSWAVESFTDLDQDVRQSMARVRTSPFLLHTDDVRGFVFDVTSGLLREIDPQDTAGR
- a CDS encoding FtsB family cell division protein; protein product: MSPKRREPGPQTRIARLTGLVPAGRGSAARTPFVLLIVLLLGAGMLALLLLNASLNQGSFELSELRRHTQELTDEQQALQAEVDAFSAPGALSERARELGLVPAGPPAFLDRDGTVTGEPSPAPEPPPDPEESDTTDGTNGTDGTDPADTPETPETPQDPDTPDGTDPTDESGPADAGPDGSEDGAAAGTPDTDPVDPADPVAPEEETDQ
- a CDS encoding UDP-N-acetylmuramoyl-L-alanyl-D-glutamate--2,6-diaminopimelate ligase; protein product: MRTITEGEGNAPLGAASGRTSLRGTPTTPGTLTAVPHADLTPSAPPRPARVSPVPLAQLAGLLGVAEPAAAHAGTAVTGITHDSRAALPGDIYAALPGARFHGADFCAQAASRGAVAVLTDPTGVERAAAAGLPVLTVLDPRTRMGQLAATIYGEPGAGLLKIGITGTSGKTTTAYLVEGGLRAAAKEGEPTGLIGTVETRIGDQRVKSERTTPEATELQGLFAVMRERGVTSLAMEVSSHALVMGRVDGVVFDVAVFNNLSPEHLDFHPDMADYYAAKAQLFTKARAQAGVVNIDDEYGRRLAGEAEIPITTFSAEGHPDADWRAGDVTLGPLGSTFTAIGPGGVRVSATAPLPGPFNVANTLGAIAALAVAGIDPVTAAGGIATVPGVPGRLERVDAGQPYLAVVDYAHKPDAVESVLYALRKVTEGKVHAVLGCGGDRDPHKRPAMGAALARLADTAVLTSDNPRSEDPLAILAAMLAGAAEVPVHERGTVLLEEDRAAAIALAVARAEAGDTVLVAGKGHELGQDIAGVIRPFDDRTELRAAIERAAVAHPPSRHNATRGPLK
- a CDS encoding peptidoglycan D,D-transpeptidase FtsI family protein — encoded protein: MSGSAGNRGGGTRPPAPRRPRKPGGSRGGHPRPATVRPRLRLVSLGLALVMVAFTVRLLQVQAVDAATYTDKAAVNRYVTVPLAAQRGDITDRNGTALATTVDAYDITADPFLFTEEQTGVPDAPAQAAALLAPILDRDEDTLTALLSEPDSRYAVLARKQTPQIWRQIKDLRGNLSEAAAKGTGDQVLSGVFAEKNAKRVYPGGDLAAATLGFVNAEGVGGGGLEAQLNTALAGEDGTITYAQSGGRRVPTAGSQEQPAVPGTDIELTIDRDIQWAAQNAISRQVEESKADDGYVIVQDNTTGEILALAGAPGYDPNDLSSVTSSDVLRNAALLDAYEPGSTLKVATMAAVLEEGVATPGTHVTVPNRLPRADRNFADDHDHETYYLTLAGVLARSSNIGTILAAEELGDTQPEANEVLHSYLTRFGFGQPTGLGFPGETSGILAAPGDWNTSQQYTIPFGQGMSVNAVQAASVYSTVANGGERIAPTLIRGYTGPDGTYEPSPEPARERVISEETAATLGEILETVVTAPEGTGSAAQIPGYRVAGKTGTSNRVDPLTGRYSGYTASFAGFAPADNPRITVYCAVQNPTKGSYNGSKVCGPVFNEVMDFSLKALQVPPTGTDFPGLPVTFDPND
- a CDS encoding AAA family ATPase, translated to MTTYEEQTKLTDLSATAEQVRRAVERVIEGKPEVVRISLTVLLAEGHLLLEDVPGVGKTMLAKSLARAIDCTVRRVQFTPDLLPSDITGISVYDQQTREFEFKPGAVFAQIMIGDEINRASPKTQSALLEAMEERQVTADGRTYPLPDPFMVIATQNPVEMEGTYPLPEAQRDRFMARVSVGYPDPEAELRMLQSHGGYSPLDALQPVASAQDVVKLIEAVREIHVSDAVRRYAVDLVIATRTHAELRLGASPRATLQLLRAAKASAALCGRGYVLPDDVQALAVPVLAHRLLPTAQAQLNRRTSEHIVTEIVHRTAVPSPYGAPQHRGY